From Nycticebus coucang isolate mNycCou1 chromosome 6, mNycCou1.pri, whole genome shotgun sequence, the proteins below share one genomic window:
- the C6H11orf52 gene encoding uncharacterized protein C11orf52 homolog, whose protein sequence is MGNRLCCGGGWSCPSTLQNKKKTESQGKWTLKTHQQQLQQNGTKGHETTRHTYKQVSWRESCERSQDVLVEDSSLHYADIQLCSRTQPRSSHEVKHLENTTEYATLRFPQATLRYDSKKGTLV, encoded by the exons ATGGGAAACAGGCTCTGCTGTGGAGGAGGCTG GAGCTGCCCATCAACTttgcagaataaaaagaaaacag AGAGCCAAGGAAAATGGACATTGAAGACACATCAGCAACAGCTGCAGCAGAACGGCACAAAG GGCCATGAAACAACACGACATACGTATAAGCAGGTGTCATGGCGTGAGTCGTGTGAGAGGAGTCAAGACGTCCTGGTGGAGGACAGCAGCTTACATTACGCAGACATTCAACTGTGCAGCCGCACCCAGCCACGGTCTTCCCATGAGGTGAAACATCTGGAAAATACAACAGAATATGCCACTCTTCGCTTCCCCCAGGCCACACTTCGCTATGACAGCAAGAAAGGGACCCTAGTGTGA